CGGCGACTTTGGGCGGTCGTCCAACACCGTCGCCGGATCCTACGGCTACATCGCCCCTGGTATGTAGTAGTACTCTGAATGTATATGAGTTGTAAACATTTGCCAAACATTGTGGCAATTTGTTGAGATGAACTTCATTATATTGTTGATGAACTGAGATGAACACTGTTGTACAGAGTACGGGTACATGATGAAGATCACGGAgaagagcgacgtgtacagctacGGCGTGGTGGTGCTGGAGGTGCTGACGGGGAAGCAGCCGATCGACCCGACGATCCCGGACGGGCTCCACGTGGTGGACTGGGTGCGGCGGTGCAGGGACCGCGCCGATGTGCTGGACCCAGCGCTGCGGGGCCGGTCGGAtggcgaggtggaggagatgATGCAGGTGATGGGCGTGGCGCTGCTGTGCGTCAGCCCGACGCCCGACGACCGCCCGACGATGAAGGACGTGGCGGCGATGCTCAAGGAGATCAGGATGGAGCGTGAGGACCTGGCCAACGTGGACGTCCTCCTCAAGGGCGgcgcgtcgccgcctccgtcccatcATGGTCATgccccggtggcggcggcggccaagctggcgtcgtcgtcgacgtcgagcacgCCGCCGTCGTACCGGCAGGGCCCGAGCAACAGCCACAGcaacagctgcagcagcagcagcttctccGCCATCTACCCCTCATCCAACAAGGCCAAGTCGCCATTTGGCTGAAGCTGAACCAATGCAAAGGAGGGCTGCAAACTAAGCTCTCagcggatgaagaagaagaatgttTCTAGCTTGCGAGGCTGGCTTCTGTGATGCGTTTTTGGAGCAAGTTAGTGATGGTGGTGAGCTGTGTAAATGAGAAGATAGGTTGTTTGCATTTGTTTCTGTTTTTGGAGGAGTTAGGATTAGACCTTGAACCAAAAGGTTTTaatgccttcttgatgagcGAGTGTTCAGTGTATGTTTGTTCGAATAAAGATGAAAATTTGGTTGCATGCTCATGCAGATGTGCAAGATTTACAGTTTTTGCAATGCTTAAAGCCTCAGAGCTTCTTTTGGTGTAAATGGCCGAGTACTGATAGCATCCTCCAGAAGATGCAGACTTGCAGTTTCTGTAAAAGAGAAATGAGCATTACTGCTTTTAGATTTTTCATGTTGCCAGCTTGATGTTCGTATATTTAGAACTCCAATACAGATAAGGGCGGAGCTTAAAAGTTGCATGCAACGAACAAAAATTCTTAACCACTCCTATATGAACTTTAGACTTAAATCAGGATCAGATAGCTCCTTGACGCAGCTAGTAGACTCAGACGCAAATTGTGCACAGTAAAGGCAAGAAATAGCTCCCAGGTCAATGCCATATCTCCAAGAGCATAAAAGGTCAATAGCATCCAATTATTTTAAAGGTAACCGAAGGAGCAATTTTTAATGGTACAACAAGACAGTATCATGGAAGCCTGATATGCCCTTGTACCAAAAATGGCATCCATGATGCAAAATGAAACCTCATGGATCttcttttctaaataaaataaaaaggaggTCCAGTCAGCAGTATTTTTAACAGTCACTCAAACCATTCAGGTATGTCTCAGGTACTGAAACCTGAAATACATTGTAGTGATGATTTAGACTTTTCTCCCCATGCAACCTGTAGACTCCACCGAGCGCTCCAGTAACTGGATTCCGGAAAGCGTAGAACACGCGCTTGAATCTTTGATGTACGAGTGCCATCGCACACCTTTAAACAAACATACATGTGAGCAAAAATGAAACTATGAATATACATTGATGTCAAAGTATATCAGTGAACATACATTGCACATGGCTCCCAAACAAGGTAGATATCAAATCCTGTGCAGAGATATGGTCTGGTGGTTTCAGACAAGTCGCCACAGCATGATTCATCTGTAGATTGCTCTTTATCCTGAAGTTCAAATTTCACCATGtcagaaaaaaaacagaggaaaTGAAAGCATAATTGACAGTTTATACGACAGCATTGCAATGAGAAATTTATGACAAGCAACAAGGCTCACTTTTGTGTCCGTCTTTAGCCTTTTTGCTGGTTCATTGTCCGAATAATCCTCCAGATTGCCATTTGAATCTGGCATGGTTATTGGAGTCGATGAAGGGAACAACATTCTATCCCTCTCAGCGGCATTCTCAATGGCAACCATGGCAGCATGTCTCAAGGGATGCCATGCAAAACAGCCTTCACAGGGCAATGGCTTCTGCTCAGTAGTCCTTCGTTTCGTCCATCCCAAAGGATTTATACATGAGACTTCCATGTTCAAACTGTTGCATTTAGAAAGACGGGAGCTTGGCCGTAACAAATTGCCATTATTCTCAGTTGATTCATCCAAAGAGAAGGTATCATTTGCTTTCACTTCAGCAAGTTTGTTTCCTTCTGCAGATGTATCATGCTGGTGTGTTTGGTCTGTAGCCTTCGCAATTATTTGCATACTTGATGGATCAACAATAATGGCAGCATTTCCTGCCTGGTAGATACAGATAACCAAAGTAGAGGTTAGTGAATAAGTATATGATTGAACAGCAATCATCCAGCAAGATGAAATAGAACTTCATGGAATCACACTCTAGGAACTGGTTTCTTGAGAAGCTAGCTCAAAGAGAAACAGTCTCCAGTTTAGTGTGGCGACGCAAATCCACCGCAAACTTCAAAACTACGCTGCATGCCCCAACCCATCGCCATTGACCCATTAGTCCAATCCAGCAGCAGAAGTTTTATTGGTTTCGACCAATTTAGTTGTCGCCTAGTTTTTTGTGTGTCACAAATTAGTCCCCCAGCTACTGGATCTGGTCTCTCAAGTGCTGGGGGTGGCGTACTTGGTCTCCAACTATTCTGCTCTGCTTGTTTCAGGTGGTTCAATGGTGTCTGCGCAAAGCCATGGACTTATTGCTTGGTATTTGTTGACGAGTGGTGTTGGGTATGGTTGCTAACCAAGCAAAAGGAGATACTAAATTAAATGTGCATAAACTTTCAGAATCGTTTATGCCTACCCTAAACAGTTACACATAAAATGAAATTGAGTAGCATCCTAAGAATAGTAATCATAGCCCCCACAGCTCCACAATGAGACATACATTTGAAAATAACGGAGCACAATATAATAATTATAATATAGCTTCCAAGAGGCATTGTTAAGCCAAGAGTGGTCACCTTTGATAATTGAATAGCAGTCTTCATGCAATTAAATATTGATGGTAATTCGTCATTTCGAAATCCACGAATAATATCAAGGCTGTAAATTAACATAGAAATCCATAGGAAAGGATACTTAAGCACATAATAAAAAATTGAATGAAGAGTTGAAGACCACTCAGTAAAGCTGCAGCATCTATGCAACTCTAATTCTCTGCACTAAACTATATCTACGGACAACAAAACTATATGAACAACTGCCAATTGGATGCAAACATTTGTTACTGTAATTCCATTCTgtcaaataattatttaaaataTATGATTAATGAGCCATAACTTGAAGTTAAACAACCAGGAGCCCACCAAACACCACTGTCCACTGAAAATTCTAGACCCTAGAGCTATGCACTTGCCAATGTCCAGGACACCACTGGATAAACAAACAAGGAGAACTAGAGCTGTGAATGCAGATGCAACTACCCAAGCAGATTAAAGTGATCCATCAAGAATGGAGTCATGCTGCAAGATGGAGGAGTATTATCAGTTCAAGGGCAGTGCTATAGGCTAGAGTGGTAGACTGGAGGTCCAATTCCACCATCAACTGAAGCAGCTTTGCTGGCAACCTTGGTTGGGACATGAAAAACTTCTGTAGAAGTATATTGATGGTGGTTGGAACTTTGAAGTAACTGCTTCATTTTGAGATTCAGCTACAGAATTATTTTTCTCTTAAATTCATCGataacattttgaaaaaaaggGGGTCCCAACAGGTAACGTGTCCTAGAAAATATTGCATGTTTGGGCAAAGAAACTAACAAGTACTCCTACAATCCCAAATATAAGTCCATCTAGCTTTGTGCTAATACAAACCTTTTAGCATTGACAATCAATAACTAAAATTGATAGCATGAGGCTGGATGTAAATTCATTATGGTACATATTTCATACTATGTAACTCTTTCTatttaaaataatatattcCAATAGATACTATTGGTCAAAGTGCAATTTTGGAGACCATGTCGATGTCCTAACAAACTTATATTTGGGATCAGAGGGAGAATTATTATGAACCGACATTGTAAATCCTACAGAACACCACAAGAAAATGCATAACCAGACACATAAGAGTTAGGACATACTTGTGCGCAGGATGGTAAGAAGTTGGCCAAAGTTTACATTGTTCTTCCCACTCCTCTTTTGATGTAGCGGAACACTTGGCAACCTGTGAAAGACTTTAACAAATAGTGAATGTCAATATATGACAAGGGCACAAGGTAAGTCTATCTAAATAAGAGGTTCTGTCAAGGATACAATCCAGAATCGCATGGCTAGCACTTTCACATGCccaaaaaaattgtcaaaatgAAATTTTAGCCAAGGATGAAAGCATTACTTACTTTCGCAATGAAAGGACTCAACTGATAAGTATCCACTATCTTTTGTACATCTCCAGGAAGCTGTTTGCTACAAGTTTGAGACCCAGTAGAAAGGCATAGGATTATTGATAAGTCAGATTTTCCTGTAAAATGTAATACAATAAATAGTTAGAAACAAAAAAACTCCAGCCAAGCTTAAAAATACTATGATCTGCTCAATTTTAATTCCACATTGTGGTGGTTGGTTCTTGAAAGAGATGTCGAGGACGGCGGTGACGAGGGCGCGCTAGAAGCGGAAGCTGGAGACCTAGGGCTGAAAcctagactcgtgataccatgaaagagaTGTTGTGGCGAGGAATGATTAGATTGATTGATACGGGAGCACAGGCTACAACCATATTTAGGCCTGGGAGACCAGGCAGGGGCGGCTAGGGTTGGGAAACCCTAACCGCCACCCTTCACACGCCTGGGCCGACGGCGCCCACAGGCGGGCTGCCAGCCGGCCTATAAACACAACAGGGGCCACAGGCCCATTAGCACTAATACATTCTAACAGTTCTGCTTTTACTAGTTCAAGATTAAGGGTTCTGAAATACTTGTTACATGGTAGGACAACTTGAAATATTGTGCTTCTCAGTTTAAGTTCTAGCTACTCTGATTTTCCTTCATTAAAATTGCTTACTACCTGACACAAATCAGCGCAAAAAGGCACTTTTTGCATTGAAGGACCAAATACTTTGGCATATGTAGATATTTTACAAGATAATAATAGAAAAGGCATCCTGCGTCCCGATGATAATAAAACTTTCCACTAATGATTGTGCAAAAGTAACTTTTGATGCATCACAAGGTTGTGCTTGACTAGAAAATATAAATATCATTCTGTATCTGACATTTAGGAGTATTTCTAGAGCTATGGCATGACTTTTAGAACATGTGTTTTCAGAAAGCTAGTGACATGTCTTCCATGAGTAGTGTGCTCAGAAGGCAAACAGAAAATGAAAATTGAGAGAATTTGCATATTCTACCACAATCAGTACATCGACGAACCCGCTTTACATGCCTCAGATTTTCCAAAGGACATATCGTGCTCAACTGCCTGTGAccagtaaaaaaaaattacttgGAATGTTTATCACACTAATTGGTCAAGCTAAAGCCAAACACAACCAGGAAGGCGTTGCAACTTGCAGAGAGAAAGATGTAGCATGGTGTTGATTTTCTTATTGAAGAGAGAACTAAATAGAAACATTGGGGGTTTGAATTTCATATCAGGTGGATGCAACATAACTGAAAATCAAAGACAACTATATGTTCCTATGCAGAAGAGTAGAAATTCCAGATGTAATATTGGCTTTTCTAGACACCCATTGCTTAATCCAACGCGCAGCCCTCCAACTATTATTTCCTGAATTTCTTAACAAAACAATAACTCCCAAAACAGTACAGACCACTGAAAAGTTTGAATCCAAACTAAAAGAACAGGGATGAAAAGTCCTTTACCTAATGAGAGCGTTGGCTAGCTTTGGTTCAATGTTGGCAGCCACCACATCAACTGGTATGCAAAgcaacaagaaaaacaaaatcaaatagcAATAAAATTCAATTGCAGGCTAGGGCAATTAAAGCGATTGGAATACCTGTGGAGCCCTGGAGGGAGGGCGTTGGGTTGCCAGGGACCTCAGTGAGCTCCCACCCCATGATGACCAATTCTCAAAAGAAACTGAAACCAAGAAGCAGAGCAATCATGGTCACATTTTTGAGGTAAGCAAAacaattgtaaaaaaacaaaggaGAGAAGCAATCTTGCATAGATGGATGGGAATTAGGCCCATTCAACCCCTTTGGATGGGCAGGGGATGAATGCGCTTCTGTTGGGGGAATTGAATCTGAACTGATATTCCCACCAAAACCTAAGGGACTGGTCTAATAATCCATTCCTATTGAAAGCAAAGGGCCAGAAAGCAATCGGTTGCCCGACATTCAATCAGCAAAGTTGACCCATAGTTACACAAGTCTCTACTACATAATCTACATCAGCAGGAAACAAATCTGACCACGAACATTAGAATTCACATCAATAGAAGGCCACACCGCAACAGGTGGATACCGTTCAGGAGCAGAGTACCGCAACTTCAGTGTATAAAAACGCGCACACTTAATTCTAGGCATCAAGCGGAGCTGTGATTAGATCCTGGCGCAGGGTACCGCATACCTGCAGTGGGCAAAGCTTCCGGTGAAGGCGCGGCCGGAGGGAGTCCGGAAGCGGGCGGTGCTGGAAGAAGACCAACCCCGGGGAGGATCGagtggggccggcggcggccgcagcgctGGGAGATGATGGCCAGAGCGTAGCCCGTAGGAGGAAGCGGCGGACACAGATACTGATGGACCCGCCGTGGCTAGCGTctagcggcggcgccgggagggtttttcccttttcttccgTCCGTTCCCGTGTGCTGTGCGGTATTTTcgggcaaaagaaaagaaaaaatattcgTTAGGATATTTAAAGGGGATATTTAAGTTTACGTATTTATCAACCCTCTAGAAATCTCTAGAAATGAAGCAACACATTTATCATTTTCGTTGACGTGGCGCGCCAACTCACCCGTGCAAGTATGGATCGGGATAGGAAAAAGACCAAAACACCCCTACCTTATCCCTATTAGCTAtccctttcttctcttcacCACTTACGTGTGGAACCCACGTCTTGGGGTCATCTTCAACCTTCGAACGGTGTGACGTGGAACGCGAGCGCCGGCTGCAGTGGCGGCCTCCCCTTGCAGTTGCATGCAAACCTTTATGAGGTCGAGCGGGTGGGTGGAGCAGCCGGCCACGATGGATGCGATGTCGCCCTCGATGAATCCCTTGACCCCATTGCTTGGTTTGTTGCTCCTCGCTACGGTTGGTGCCACGGGGACGAGCAGCGTCGGCCACGGAAACGGCAGCAGCTCGCGGTCACAAGAGTGTTCGAAGGTTGAAGATGACCCCAAGATGTGGGTCCCACACGTAAGtggtggagagagaggaaatGGATAGCTAATAGGGATAAGGCAGGGACGTTTTGGTCTTTTCTCATCCCGATCCATGCTAGCACGGGTGAGTTGGTGCACAACGTCAACGAAAATGGCAAATGTGTTGCTTCGTTTATAGAGGGATGAAAAATACGTAAGCGCATCCATAAGgataacaaatatttaaatATCCCACCGGAAGATGGAAGGAACGGGCCTAAGAAGTGGCGGGCACTGGGGATGACGTCAGAGGGGGAGAACGCCGAGGGGGAGGGCTACCACGTCCGAGGATGGGACCGGAGCAGGGGCGAGGGCATCGGGGACGACGTCGGAGGAGGGCGGAGATAGCGGGGAGGGTAGAGGATGTTGCAGCGGCGGATGATGTGCGTAGGAGGTGGTGGTAggcctggcggtggtggtggaggtggagcaacgcacaaggtggcggcggtggagtcgGGAGTAGGAAGAGTAGGAAGACCAGGCAGCGCACGGGGAAATGCGAAGGCAAGCCTCGTAAGGCATGAAGGAGCACGGGCCAATCGATGAAGATCCGCGTGAGGCAGTTCCACTAGAATGTTAAGAGTTGGACGGTTGGAGATAAAGGTGTGGGAATGATTTTTTGTCTCTATTAtgtgcaagaagaagaaaaaacatgtgcaagaagaagaaaaaaaaaccgtAAAAACGGATTCTTACGAGTCGCTggaaactactccctccgttcttaaatatatgatatgacgctattgatttttttcatttgtttgactattcatcttttctacaaatatttttacaaatagataaacctacaaaTTAAATCTAAAGTATATTTGACAATAGATATAATGATATACAtttttactttagttaactaactcattcAATAGATATTGGATCAAAGTTGGAGGAATAAGTCAACGGCATCATATATtcgagaacggagggagtacaaataaAATGTTTTCCTCCACCGTGAAATCCGAACAACTACAGAGCAGTAACCAGGTTTAGGTTTAGGTTTTTGTCAACGAAAAATAGAAGCTCCAGGGGAATTTCATGGAACACATACTTACACGCATGGCTAAGAAGGTGTAGCAACAATGCGCAAGGATGAGGCAGCTGCAGCAGGCAGAAGCTGCAACCAACGATGGAGTAGGCGGACGGCTGGCCTTGGTGGAAGCTCGCATGCGTTGCGTTGAATGCAGGGGCATGCGCCGCCGTACCAGCACCCATGGCCACGCCTTCCAAGGGGCGTCGCTGTCGCCATGTAGCCGTGAGGAGGACAAGCCTTGCTCCAGTGGGCGGTGTCCGATTGGGATCTGCCCGTCATCATGGAGGTGCCACCTCTTGAGGGGCCGCGAGCAGGGTGAGCTCACGCAGGAGTACACGCGGGTGGGGGCACTCTTGCACTggctgcggcggcagcagcggcggccagGACAGCGAGACTGTAGCAGCGACAACCCGGTGGCCCAGACACCCGCTCCTCCCCTCCCATGCACCGGCTGCCACACTCCTCCCCACTGCACGCTCGCGTCGCCTCCACATCCGCTCTGTCTGCTTGCTCGTGGTAAGGGATGAGCAGCGAGGGACGCTCCCTGGTGTGGCGGTAACGTGGGGATCGAGCGCCCGTCACGAGGAcggagaggaaggaaggagggggAAGTAGCAGCGAGCCGTGTGGTGCCGGGAGCCGATGGCATGGAAGGGGAGGGCTCCAAGAGAAATGTTCTCTTCATGGTATTGAAATATTTTGGAACTCAGGGGGCGTGCCGCAAAGAAACCAAACGTGGTTACGGTTGGCGAGGGACCTCCCTGAACCCGAAGTTAATTAGCGGAGAACTGATGGGCTTTTTGCAAAAttccacatgcatgcatgtgtgcttGTGAACAGCCGAATCTCTTCTATCCGACGGACACCAAATAACGACCGGATCTCTTCTATCCGACGGACGCCAAATGAGACGTGGCCGGGCTCagggaggcacggcaggtggCCAGGAAGAAGGGAAGTTGATGTTGTGGCTTTAGCCTTGGAGGGATAGCCAATTTCCTATTTGGATCCCAGAATAAATCCCTACACATGATAAGAAGGCAATTTCCAGTTTGTATCCCAGAAAAAGATAAGTCTTGATTTGGATGCCAATTAGAAAGTTacaaatatgaactaattaggcgtgattagttcatatttaggcTATCATCATACTACTTTAGGATTAAATTAAACTAGTCCTCCACTTTGTTCCGCAGCTGGGCCGGCCCAAGCGTGCATTGTTGCTGTGCCCTTTGTTGGGCCAAGCATTGTGACAAGGCAGTTCCATTGGGGAtcccgggtctatggacccgtcaggAGCCCTTGAGTCCCTTTAGGGCTTTGTTGAAGCTGTGAAGGGGCTTTCGGACGGTAGGCTGCTGCTTCCTTGGGGGGAGCACACAAGGGTGTTGTTTTTTTTGTCTTGTTTGTGGGGCAGACGGGCCGCATTGTGGGGGGTGGCCCCGTATCCAAAATGATAAGGACGAACTCCACGTGGGGATCGTACCGTTGCCTCGTGGCCCGGTACCTTCGCCTCAATTTCTAGCGCCTTTTACTATGCGGTAGTCGAACCATCGCCTTAGAGCCAGGCGTCTTTAGTGCGCGGTTGCTGAACTGTCGCTTCGATGCTAGGAGCCTTTATCGCGCGTTCATAGACGCGTACTGTAACCATCCCTGGGCGGTAGCCGGCCGCCTGGCTATAAATAGGAGGGGCTTCTGCATCTGGAGTTCCCATAGCTCGGGTTGTCGATCTAGTAGGTTTTAGACTCCTGCTCTTCACCATGGGCGGCTTAGGCTGTTCCTCATGATGCCAGAAGATTTCTAGTAATAGGCGTCGGCGTGCTCCTTCCCTCTAGAGCCTCTTTGGGCATGTCCGGGGGGCACAATGCGAAAAGAATTCTCATAACATGGATCCGCCGTGCATCCTGGATGTTTCTTGCCTGAGAGGCCGAATGGGAGGATGAGGGCGCTGccgagggaggaagaggaaccaTGGCTT
This portion of the Setaria viridis chromosome 7, Setaria_viridis_v4.0, whole genome shotgun sequence genome encodes:
- the LOC117863715 gene encoding tRNA-specific adenosine deaminase TAD3-like, giving the protein MGWELTEVPGNPTPSLQGSTVDVVAANIEPKLANALIRQLSTICPLENLRHVKRVRRCTDCGKSDLSIILCLSTGSQTCSKQLPGDVQKIVDTYQLSPFIAKVAKCSATSKEEWEEQCKLWPTSYHPAHNLDIIRGFRNDELPSIFNCMKTAIQLSKAGNAAIIVDPSSMQIIAKATDQTHQHDTSAEGNKLAEVKANDTFSLDESTENNGNLLRPSSRLSKCNSLNMEVSCINPLGWTKRRTTEQKPLPCEGCFAWHPLRHAAMVAIENAAERDRMLFPSSTPITMPDSNGNLEDYSDNEPAKRLKTDTKDKEQSTDESCCGDLSETTRPYLCTGFDIYLVWEPCAMCAMALVHQRFKRVFYAFRNPVTGALGGVYRLHGEKSLNHHYNVFQVSVPETYLNGLSDC